The nucleotide sequence CAAGAATTCAGCAGGGCCCCAGGGCTTGTGCAGCCCAGTCACTGACCAAGGCCTTGCAAAATTTCTCTTGGCCTCTGTTTAGTAAAGAAGACAAATGGACTTAGGTTTTCACCTTTCCTAAGGCTTATTCAAATTCATAAACTGGAAATGGTCATGGTCACAGTAGGAATTAATTGTCTTGTCGAATCAAAAATCTTTCAGCAGAGACTACCAATTCTGTAAACAGAATAAGCCATAGTGACACTTCCAAACCACGAGCTAACCCCGTGCCTACCTCCCTGCATCTACAACTGCCAAAACCATAATGTGTAAAAAAGGTGCAAGCCTACGACATACTCCAATTAAGtcaaaagtatataaagaatattgGTGTAGAATTACCTGAGGAAAAGTTAAAATTCGGCATGATAACACTGGATTTAAGATATAGACCTGTCAGAAAGGAGCTTTAAAGGAATGTTTCCCAAAAGCATAAAACCATCCAGAGGATTTCACTTGTTGTAGACCCGAGACACACCTAGACAGACAATGATATTCATTAAGACCTTCATCATCTTTGTATATTGGAATCATAGTAGACAGAGATGAAGGTGTAGAAGCAAAGCATGGACACCATATTCCCAAATAATTGGTTACAGCTACAAACATTCTGGCTGGTGAGAATAAGGTGTTCCTATGTGATACCTGAGCTCTTTGGGAGAATGATCTTCCCTGTCCTAGATCACTAATGTCTAACTCTCCTTGGCTCGCTTGAGGTTACTCAAAATGAAAAAGGACACCCATTAAGATTTCCACTGAACATAGAAACACTGAAGAAAGTCTGTTCAGAAATAGGTAGGGGCAGTTAGGGAGCTTGAGAAAGATCTGAAGGTGCTGTCTGTTGTCGGAGGCAAGATTAGGAGCTGGGCTGACCTGAATGGTCTCCGTCAGTGAGGGACCACACCCAAATCCCGTAATCCAATCAAGCAATTAGAGTGGATTAGAGGACTTTGTGCCTTATCCCAGGGCCCAAAAGCCATAAAGGTGGAGGTGAGGTTCACTATCTGACATTTGGAAACTGGCACAGTGAGAGGAGCATCCCTTTGCGACCCGAAGCTCCTGGTTGAATGTATCTTGTGGACACTGTTTCTGCAGACATGGAGgctgcccacctccacccctcagAGGAGCCTCAGTTCAGCGCCTCTCCCAAACCCCAGTCATGCTGGTCAAGGAGAGGCGGTGCTGAAGTCCACGGAGGACCCTCTGTGCCCGAGACGACATCCCCTGCATCAAAGACTCTCTCCTCCCCGACTGACCCGTTGGCTCCCGCATCAGCAGGGCTGCCTCCCACCAAGACGCCTCTGAGTTGGAAGAGCCTTTCCCAGGTGGGAGCCGGGCTTCAGAACATGGGCAACACTTGCTATGTGAATGCGACCCTACAGTGTCTGACCTACACAGAGCCCCTCGCCAGCTACATGCTGTCCCAGCAGCACGGGACCACCTGTAGGAGGCAGACATCCTGCATGCTGTGTACCCTGCAGGCTCACCTGACGCGGGTTCTCTGCCATCCTGGACGTGTGCTCCGGCCCCTGCCACTCCTGCTCGCCGCCTTCCACAGACACAAGCAGGAAGATGCCCATGAGTATCTCATGTTCATTCTGGATGCAATGCAGCAAGCGTGCTTGCCTGAGGACAAGCCCTCAGACCCTGAGTGTCCTCAGGACAGCACCCTCATCCAGCAACTCTTTGGGGGGTACTGGAGGTCTCAAATCCAGTGTCTCCACTGCCAAGGCATTTCGAGCACTCTGGAACCTTACCTGGACATCAGCCTGGACATCGGGGATGCTCACAGCGTCAGCCAAGCTTTGGAGCAGTTGATGAAGCCCGAACTGCTGGAAGGTGAAAATGCCTACCATTGTAGTAAGTGTCTGGAGAAGGTGCCTGCGTCCAAGGTGTTGACTTTGCACACTTCCCCGAAGGTCCTCATCCTGGTCTTGAGACGATTCTCAGACTTGACAGGCAACAAAATGACTAAGGAGGTGCAATATCCTGAGCGCCTTGACATGCAACACTACCTGtctgagcagagggcaggaccCTTGGTTTATGTGCTCTATGCCGTGCTGGTGCACGCTGGGAGGAGTTGCCACAGCGGACATTACTTCTGTTTTGTAAAGGCAGGAAATGGCCAGTGGTATAAAATGGATGATGCTAAGGTCAGCGCCTGTGATGTGACTTGCGCGCTGCGCCAACCTGCCTATGTCCTCTTTTATATGCAGAAGACTGATCTGGAGAGAGACCTTGGGAGGGAGTCAGTCGAGGAGGGAGGACTCGCATCTCCCGAGGCAGACCCCACAGTGGTGGGTGAGGCCTCAGGAGAGCCGGCAACGGATCCCTCCGTGAACCTTCCTGAGTTGGAGGAGCGTGGGGAAGAGACCTCAAGGCAACAAATGACATTAGACCAGTGGAGATGCCTCCAGGAACGCAATCGACCTAAGCCTGAACTCAATGTCAGGGGAAGAGAAATTGCTCTTCCTGCGAACGCAGTCATCCTTCACCACTCCAAATACAGACCTGAGATGCCGAAGAATCATCCTCAGCAGACCGTCGACCTGCTCACCACTGCAGCTGGGATGCTCCCACCTCAGGTGGCCGGGGACGTGGCCAAAGTCCCGCGTGTGCCAGGGAGAGCCCGACCTACCAAGAGGATGAGCAAGAAGGGACAGAGTTCTGGGGAAGCAGTCCAGGGATGTGTCTCCTAACTTTGGTGCACATGGgcgcacacacccacacacacagcgTCACTCACTCACTCCAAACCCGAACACAGTCCCATACTGGAAATATTTTGTGTTATGTGAAGTGTGTGTTCTATATGTATGGAAGAACCATCTATCTGGTGTGTTCATGGGATATGGCCTTCAACTGAAACTTGAGGACACTGATATTTAAACCTGGTTCATTGTCATGATCTTTTATTGGGATAGTGTGGATTTCATATGGGGTGTATCGaggaacctgcctctccttcaGCCTTGGGGAGAGTGGGGGCCACTTGCAGGTGAGAGGCAGTGAGCAATCAGGGTTGAGAGTGGATATGATGCTGAGGACCTGGGGTTGAAGTCAGTATGTTTGACCCTTTCGTCATGCTCCCCACTTCCCAatgcttttcttctatttatattGAAAGAATATTTCTCCGAACATAAGTATGTATTGGGTCTTGCTAGCGATGTGTCTTGGTCATTGCTTGGAAATTGTAAGATGGAAATTAAGTGCTTATTTTTGGGGCGATAACTGCATCCAGACCTGATTGAACCACAGTGATTTTATTATGTTCCCTTCACTCTCTCCCACATTAAGACTGAAGAGAAGCAAACTAACAAGGACTCTTATTCCAAAGGGAAATGCCCAGCCTCCCACTGAACATAACTTTTTATGACTATTTTGCTACCGTCTACTCTGTGGCATCTCTTGACCCAGAAGAAGTGGACTCTGGATTTCAGACCAGTTCAAATTCAAATTTGGACCTGGGTTGATACCTCTGGAAAACAGTGCCAAGTTCATGAGTCTACCAAAGCATTTTGAGGTCAGGTTATAGGTGTTCTGTGTTATCATTGCATTTCTTTAGAAGAGTTTGACAAGTTCATTGTAGAATGGAAATTATTGCATGACCAGCAAACGCCTCTGAGTGTGACCGTAGATGTGCAGTTGTAACATCACATCATAATGTTATTTTCACTCTGTATTCAAACTTGGACATGCCACCCTTACTGGATAGTAAGGGACAATAGGATCTGTGCAGAAGAAATCAGGCTTTTTTGGAGATTTTCATGTACCTAAGACAAATTAGAGATCTAAGGTGTCAGGGTTTCTTTCATGTCTGGGAATTGTGTTTCTTATGGCCAATACAGTTTATTGTGTCGTAAAGAGTGAGGGAGCCTGTGTGCATGTCTTGCCAAGAGTTCCGTAAGAGGATCTGCAGGTATCCCCGTCCTCTGAAGACTGTCATAGGGAATGAGACAGCTCATGGACTCGGGGACTTGTCCTCCACAGCAGAGGACACTGAGGAGGTGTCTGTGGGAATGAGGATATGTCCCCACCTGGACTGATGTGGTGAACCAGCAATTCCCCCGCTGAACTGGATGAAAACCGTCAAGTCCACCACGTGCTGAGTGTCCTGCTTTTGTGCGCCTACACATACACTCCCCCCACTACACAGATGTTGCAGTTTTTCTTTAGGTAAATCTATAAGAATGTCAAATCGTGCTTCCCAGTCTGGAATGTCAGTTTGTCTTAGTGAAATCCATTTTCTAACAAATGTAGGGAAATCATCCTGGCAATTTGTAACTTGGTTGTAACAGAAATTAACAAGTTAAtctgaaattgttttataaatgtctgaATTTCTGATTTAGAAAAAGATCCCATCCAGAGTTTTGCAAATTACACCATGTTTTCTCCTAGAAGACATTTTCTGTACTTGTTGatattatttctctgaaattgTTATGTAAAATATTGCatctgctttgtttgtttttgctctaaaatgttattacaaagttgtgtgtttttttattcttaataaaaaattccCACATACAATTTGGTGTGCAGTCTTCTGAGGATGAGGACACCTGTAGGTCACCG is from Canis lupus dingo isolate Sandy chromosome 16, ASM325472v2, whole genome shotgun sequence and encodes:
- the LOC112651147 gene encoding ubiquitin carboxyl-terminal hydrolase 17-like protein 6, translating into MYLVDTVSADMEAAHLHPSEEPQFSASPKPQSCWSRRGGAEVHGGPSVPETTSPASKTLSSPTDPLAPASAGLPPTKTPLSWKSLSQVGAGLQNMGNTCYVNATLQCLTYTEPLASYMLSQQHGTTCRRQTSCMLCTLQAHLTRVLCHPGRVLRPLPLLLAAFHRHKQEDAHEYLMFILDAMQQACLPEDKPSDPECPQDSTLIQQLFGGYWRSQIQCLHCQGISSTLEPYLDISLDIGDAHSVSQALEQLMKPELLEGENAYHCSKCLEKVPASKVLTLHTSPKVLILVLRRFSDLTGNKMTKEVQYPERLDMQHYLSEQRAGPLVYVLYAVLVHAGRSCHSGHYFCFVKAGNGQWYKMDDAKVSACDVTCALRQPAYVLFYMQKTDLERDLGRESVEEGGLASPEADPTVVGEASGEPATDPSVNLPELEERGEETSRQQMTLDQWRCLQERNRPKPELNVRGREIALPANAVILHHSKYRPEMPKNHPQQTVDLLTTAAGMLPPQVAGDVAKVPRVPGRARPTKRMSKKGQSSGEAVQGCVS